In the genome of Spirochaetota bacterium, the window GCGCGCGGCCCTTGAGGCGATGCTGGCCGGGACGGAAAATCCATGATCCTTGGGAAAAGCAAGCGTCCCAGGATTCGCGTAGCGGGAATCGTGATCGAAAGCGGTCGTGTCCTGCTGATCGCGCACCAAAAAGCCGGCAAGGTTTACTGGCTTCTTCCCGGCGGCGGCGTCGAATATACGGAGTCGCTTCCCGACGCGCTTGCGCGCGAATTCAGGGAGGAGTTGCAGCTGGATGTGCAGCCGGGCGATATCGCCTTCGTGTCCGATTCAATCAATCCGGCGAGCGGGCGCCATGTCGTGAACATTTGCTTTCATTGTGGAAAGGCCGGCGGCAGGATAACCTTGGGCAAAGATCGCAGGCTTCACAGTTACGGCTTTTTCACCGCCGAACAAGTTTCCCATTTGACGATATTCCCCCCGGTAAACGACGAGCTTGTCGCCGCGCTCGGGCGCTCATCCCACGGGAGGGTGTACCTGGGGGCGCGATGGATGGACCTGTAAGGCGCGTTCGGGTACTCGGCGACTCCGGGTACGACGTGGCCGTCGGCTCAGGCGCCCTTGGGGAACTGGCCGCCGCGATGGATCGCTTCGCGGGAGCGAGGACGGCCCTCGTGATCTCCGAAACGGTGCGCCGCCTGCACGGGGAGCGCCTGCTTCACCTCTCTGGGGAATGGGACCGGCACGTGTTTATAATGCCGGACGGAGAAGAACATAAAAGCCTCGATTTCGCGAAGGGCGCCTTCGAATGGATGCTGCGCGAGGGCCTCACCCGTAAATCCGTGGTGATAGGCGTGGGGGGAGGTGTTGTCGGGGATTTCTCAGGCTTTCTCGCAGCGCTGTTCATGCGCGGGCTTCCGGTAATCCACGTTCCCACCACGCTGCTCGCCATGGTCGACTCCAGCGTGGGCGGCAAGGTCGCGGTAAATATTTCCGCGGGGAAGAATATCGTGGGAGTGTTTCATCAACCCGCGTTCGTGGCGGCCGATATTTCCCTGCTCGCGACGCTCCCGGACCTCGAATTAAAAAACGGACTCACCGAGGCCGTGAAGCATGCGCTTATCGGCGACGAGCCGCTGCGCGCACTATTTGACCGTACACGCGCTGCCGACATGCGAGTTCCTGAGGTTCTCGACGAGATCGTGTACCACTCCGTGCGGTTTAAAGGCTCGATCGTGGAGCGGGACGAACGAGAGGAGGGGATCCGCGCGATTCTCAATTTCGGACACACGGTCGGGCATGCCCTGGAATCGCTTTCCGGGTACAGGGGCATCACTCATGGCCAGGCGGTCGCGCTGGGAATGAAGGCGGAAATCCTGGTTTCACGAAGGCTCGGGATGCTGCGCGAAGACGATTGCGCACGGGCGCTCGGCCTTATCGACAAGTTCGGACTTGCCGAAACCCGGGTGAGTTTCGGCGCCGATGAAATCGTACGCCACATGCGCTATGATAAGAAAAATTCGGGAGGCTCGATACGGCCGGTGCTCCTGGCCGGGCCGGGAAAACCGGTATTCGACATTCCGGTGGAGGAGGGTATACTCGCGCACACGCTGGGTGCGCTGTTCGGTTGACGGACGGCACGCCCGAAACCACGCGGGGAAACGCAATGAGCGCGCTCAATTTTTCAATTGAAGACCGCGAAAACGTGAAGATCGTACATCTCTCGGGCCCCATCTCGAGCCTTACCAGGGCTGATTTCGAGATATTGGTCGAGGACCTGCTCCTCAAGGCGAACGTGATATTGAACCTGGCCCGCGTGAACCTTATCACCGTATCGGGGCTCACGAGCATGGTGGACGTGAGCGTGAGCGCCCGCAAGAAGGGAAAACGCGTGCTCGTCCTGGGCATGAAGCCGGAGCTCATGAAGACCGCCGACACGCTGGACATCTACGATCATTTCATTTTCATCGAGACGATAGAAGAGGGGCAGCTCAAGCTCAAGTATTACACCTGATGCGGCCCTACGAGAGGAAATGAACCTGCGGCCTGCCGCTGTAGACGTTGCGCGAAATTAAAACATCCACGTCGAAATATTTTTTTATGAGATCGGCGTCGAGTTCGTCGGGCGCGAGGTCTTCCGCGAATTTGCCCCCTTCCATCACAAGGATCCTGTCGGCGACCTGGGAGGCGAACGAGATATCGCCGGTCGCGAACAGGATCGACTTGTCGCCCCTCATGGTATAGCGCTGGATGGCACGGAGAAGGATCGCAGCGCCATGCAGGTCGAGGCCATCCGTAGGATTGTCCAGGAGAAGGTAATCGGCCGATCGCGCGAAGGCGAACGCGAGGAGCGCGCGCCGTTGCGCGCCGCCCGGGAGCTCGCCCAGCGAACTATCGGCATGAATGGCGAGATCGAAGGACTCGATGCATTCCTGGGCCGCTTCCCTGTCGAGGGCTCCGAATGACCGCAGGCGCCCCCGATAAGGAGCACGGGACAGCAGGATAAAATCGGCCACGCGCTCGTCCGGGTTCGCGGGGAGGACGCCGCTGTGCAGCACGGTTTCGCGATTACGTTCCGCCGGGCCGAGCGCGCGCATCGGGCGATTATGTAAAAGCACCTCTCCGTCGTAGGTGCGCCGCGTCCCCGACAAAATGGAAAGCAGCGTGCTTTTTCCCGACCCCGAGCGCCCGATGATGGCGGTGACGGCGCCGGTCTCGAACCGCGCGGACAGGAAATCAAGGATCATCCTGCCGCCGCGGGCGTACGTGAGATCGCGGACCTCCATCATACCGGAGAACCCTCGCCTCGAAAGCGGTCGACCGCCATACGTCCCAGCGGAACGCACAGGGCCAGGAGGGCGATGTAATAGGCGTCGGCATGGTCCGATACAAAAAGCAGAAGCAGGGTAAGCGCGATTCCCGCACACAGCGCCGAAGCCCCCGCCATGCCTCCCCGGGACGATGCGCGGCCGAACAGGACGGATGCGGGAGCCGCGAGCCAGCCCGCGCAGAAGAACATGCATGCCGAGAGAACGCCGGTTGCCGCAAGGTGACCGGTCCGAGCCCTTCCGTACGACAAACCGGTCAGATCGAAATAGTCGGGCCCGAGCAGGAAAAGCGCGATCTCGATTCGGAAGGCGAAAATGAGGATGTATCCGGCCAGGATTCCCGCCAGGACGAGCGCCGGCGCGATGAATGACGCGGTATGCATCGCGCCGTAACCGAGAATGAGGTTCCCGGCCGCGTGCGTCGCCGCCTCGGTTCCCGCCGCGGTCAGGAAGAACAGAGCCAGGAAAAGAACCGCGTTCATGACCGCACCCGTGAATATGATTTCGCGGGGGCGCAGGGAAAGGAACCGGAAGAGATAGAGTCGCGCGAGAACGGAGACGCATACCATTACCGGTACAAGCACGGCCGGAAGGGACGATATGAAAAGGATTGCGATCACCGCAGCCATGGATTGAAACGCGGTTTCACCGGAAACCAGGAAATCGACGCTACCGGCTCCGGAACCGGCCCGTTGCGCCACATGGCATGCCATGGACCCGGCCGTGATCATCGCTATCTGCGGGACGGAATACGCGGTAAAGAGACAATTCAAGCCGACAGCGCCGCACGCGGCGGCGAGCGCCGCTGCGAAGATCGCCGCGTGACCGGTTTCAGGGCTGTTTCTTCGGCTCAAGCTTCAGCTTGTTCTCCTCTTCTTTCTTCAGCCTGGCTTCGGTTTCGGCCTTCTGCCGGGCTTCCGCTTCCCGCTTGATGCGCAGTTCTTCTTCGCGCCTTGCGCGTGCTTCCTCTTCCTTTTTAAGCTTTTCTTCCTCTTTAATGCGGCGCTCTTCGTCGATATCCCTGGCGATTCCCGAGAGCGCAGCGTCGCCGCGCGCCCTTTCAAGGTATGATTTCGGCAATCCAAGGAGAATCCGCTTCGACTTATCTTTTTGTCCAGCACGGCCGTAGAGGGCGCAGAGCAGGTAGCGATCGTCGTCCGAGGAGAGGGAAAGCTTTTCGAAGTAGCCGATAGCCTTATCGGTATTGCCAAGCTGGGCGTGCGTCCTGGCGAGCATGAACTTCATTTCGGTGTCCAGGTACTTTTCCGGGAGCTTATCGGCAATGGCGAGCGCGCGTGCGTCCTGCGAGGATTCATGATACGCCTTCGCGAGCAGTGCAAATGCCTTGTGGTATTTCTGAGGCGTTTCCTTCTGACGGGCGGCATTCAGGTCAAACAGCCTGTCGAAATACTGGATGTATTTTTTCGATGCGGTCTTGTAGTGGACGCTCCCCAACTGGAATAGTATCTCGGTATTGTCGGGCTCCAGGGCTTCGGCCCTCTCAAGGGTCTTGAGCGCCTCGGCGTAGTTTTCTTCTTTGATATCGATTGCCGAAAGCAGGAAAAACGCCTCCATGGATTTCGGATTCAGCTTGAGCGCCTCGGCCACGCTCTCCCCGGCCTTTTTATATTCCCTGATATTGTAGAATGATGATGCCCTCTTGATGTAGATCAGGTAAAGCGTACCGGCGTCGAAGAACCCGTAATCGAGCGCCTTCGAGAAATGCGCGAGCGCCTGCCGGTACGATTCCTTCTGAAACTGGATGTCGCCCAGCACCACCTGGACGTCTCCGTAAAAAGGGATCTTGTCCGCGACATCGTTCAGGCAGCGTACCGCGTCGGTCGTATTGCCCGCTTTCAGGTAGAGGAGGCCCAGCTCGAACTTGGGTGCCAGGAACGCGGAATCCGTTTTTAGCGCGGCTTTGAAGGAAGATTCCGCATCGTCGGTTTTTCCCAGGTTGCGGAAGCGTATTCCCTTTTCGTATTCGGCCTTGGCGTCCTGATTGTCCGTCCAGAGGAACTTGTTGATAAGCGCCTCCACGCGCACCCGCGCGTCCCCGTCGCCCATCTTGAGGGACATCTCTTTGCTCATCTTCACGACGCCCATATAATCGCCGCGCTGCTCGAGGATGATCATGATGTTCGCGTATGAAAGCCGCAGGTACTTTGGGGATATCACCCGGTTCACGGAAAGCTTGAAATATTCGAGCGCCTTGTCGAAATTGTTTTCCTGCATCTCTATGTCGCCCAGGAAAAAATAGCAGTGCCCGTCGTTGGATGTTTCTCCGGCCTTGATAAGCATCTCCCGCGCCTTCTCGTAGTTCTTGACACGGTAAAAGTACAGGCCCTGATCGTAGTAGCCGGCATAGGCGGACCCGGTAATGCTCAGGGACACGGCGGCGATCGTTGATATGCAGAGGATTTTCAGGGGTTTCATGTTGGATGTGTGCGCTCGCATGTGGGAAGTATACATCCGCAGCGGAGGGGATTTGTCAAGATAATTAACCGGCGTGCGGCGGGACGGAAATGGGCATGCGCCGATAAAATGGGTTGACTTCCCGCCATGCGCCCTGTAGTGAGCGCACATGGCACCCTCTTCACTTGTCCGTTCGACGGGCATCGTCGCGATTTCGACGCTTGCCAGCCGAATCCTCGGATTCGTGCGGGACATGATCGTCGCGAGCTACTTTGGCGCTTCGGGAGCGCTCGACGGCTTCTTCGTCGCATTCAGAATACCCAACCTTCTGCGCCGCCTGGTGGCCGAGGGCGCGCTCACGGTGTCGTTCATTCCCGTGTACACCGATTACCTGGTCAACAAGGGCGAACGCGAGGCACTCGAGCTCGCACAGAAGACGCTTTCCATCATGCTCATCGTCCTCGGGGGACTGGTCGCGCTGGGGATCGTGTTCTCCCCGGAGATCGTCCGCGCGTTCGCGTACGGGTTCGAAGACGAGGGCGTGCTCGCCCTCACGGTGGGGCTCAACCGCATCATGTTCCCCTACCTGTTCCTGGTGGGGCTGGTCGCGTTCGCGATGGGCGTCCTCAACTCGCATAATTATTTCTTCGCGCCCGCGTTTTCACCGGTTCTCCTGAACGTTGGCATGATCATGGGGGCGGTGCTGTTCCGCGGATTCTTCTCCGAGCCGCTCCACGGCCTGGCCTGGGGGGTCATACTGGGCGGAATTTTCCAGGCGGTCACGCAGGTCCCGGACCTGGTGCGCTCGGGCTTCAGGATGAAATTCTCCCTCGACCTGAAGCATCCCGGCATCAGGAGGATTTTCCGGATGATCGGGGCCGCGGTTTTCGGAACGGCGATCTACCAGGTGAACATCTTCATGAGCACCGTCATCGCCTCCCTGCTGCCCTCGGGGAGCATCAGCTACCTGTATTACTCGGACCGCCTCACCGAGATGGTGCTCGGGATATTCATCGTATCGATCGGCAACGTGATCCTTCCCGAGATGTCGCGCATCACGGCGAAGGACGACATGGTCACGCTTAAAAAACTCTACATACGCGCCTCGAACGCGTCCCTGTTTCTGGCCGTCCCCGCGGCGGCGGCCCTTATGGCGGTAGGGACCGCGGTCGTATCGGTGCTGTTCATGCGCGGGCAGTTCACCGCCTATCACGCCGAGATGACGGCGCGCGCCCTCTTCTGCGCGAGCTTCGGGATCGTGCCGGTGGCACTTCTCAGGATCACCACGCCGACCTTTTACTCCCTCAAGGACGCGCGCACGCCGGTGTACGCCGCCGCCGTCTCGTTCGTGCTCAACATCTCGGCGGGATACGCGCTCATGCAGACGCCGCTGCGCCACGCGGGCCTCTCGCTCGCGAACTCGATTTCCGCGACCGTGCAGGTCGGCATTCTCGTGTATTTTCTCGAAAGGAAGATCGGCAGGATCCGCTTCCGCGAAATGTTCGTGCCCGCCGCGAAGTACCTCGCGGCGAGCCTTGGAATGGTCGCGGTCGTGTTCGCCGTATCGTGGAACACGGACTGGGTGCGCGACTCCTTCCTGCGGCGCGCGCTCATGCTGGGCGTCGTCGTTGCGGCGGGCGGCGCGACATACTTCGCCCTGTGCGCGGCCATGGGCGTGGAGGAGATCGACTTCCTGGTCGCCCGGGTTCGCGCGCTCGCGCGGCGCGGGAAAGCGCGGGGCGGGATGGAGTAGACGCGCGGGGAGCGCCGTCCGCGCCCGGTTGCTTAGGATAGAGAAGGGTGCCGTCCCAATGTGCGCCCATTCGACCCGCGCGAGGGGGGCCTGCCGGCGCATCGGACCCCCCGACTTCGATCGATCATGCTTCAATCATGCACGCGGCAGCGCGAATCGAATCCGCTTCCCCGCGGCGAAGGAGACCAACGCTATGATCAGGAAATTTGTAGAGACCGACCTGGAACAGGTATACCGTGTGGTGAATGAGGCCGCGATCGCGTACAAGGGAGTGATCCCGGCGGACCGCTGGCACGAGCCCTACATGCCCATGGACGAGCTGAAAAGCGAAATCGCCTCCGGTGTCGAATTTCATCTCTGGGACGAGGGCGGGGAAATCCTTGCCGTCATGGGCATCCAGGACAGGGGGGAGGTGACCCTCATCCGGCACGCCTACACGCGTACCGCGTCGCAGAAGCGGGGGCTGGGAACGCGGCTGCTCGCCCGCCTCGTTCCCCTCGCGACCGGGCCCATTCTCATCGGGACGTGGCGCGACGCGACCTGGGCGGTTCGTTTCTATCAAAATAACGGTTTCGTCCTGACGCCTGAGGCCGAGAAGAACGCGCTCCTCGCCAGATACTGGTCCATACCGGAACGCCAGGTGGAGACCTCGGTCGTGCTCGCGGACAGCCGCTACCGCGCGCTCCATCCCCTCGCCTGAAAGGACGGCCGCCCCCCGGCCCGCGAGTAGCCGGTTGAACCTCCGCCCGTGCGCGCCATTGTTTTTTATTTGACGAACGCTTCTCAGGATGCAGGATCGGGGGTGGGTCCGATACTACCACGGGCGGGGGACACGATGGCAGAAAGCACGAAGAAAACCGGTCTTGGACGCAACGTCATCCTCATGGGACTCACCTCCTTCTTCACCGATATATCCTCGGAGATGATATACCCGCTCATCCAGGCCTTCGTGACCCTGGTCATGGCCTCGGCACGGACCATGGCGGGACCGATCCTCGGGATGATCGAAGGGATCGCCGAGGCGACCGCGAGCATTCTTAAAGTATATTCCGGCTACATCTCGGACCGCCTGGGGCGGCGCAAGCCCCTCGCGATCGCCGGGTATGGCCTCTCCGGCGCTTCGAAGCTGCTCTACCTTTTTGCAGGGTTCGGCTGGCCCTTCATACTGCTCGCGCGCTTCTTCGACCGCGTAGGCAAGGGGATCAGGACCGCGCCGCGGGACGCGCTCATTACGGAATCGGTGAATCCCGCGGCGAAGGGGAAGGCGTTCGGATTCCACAGGGCGATGGACTATACCGGCGCCCTGTTAGGCGTCATCGTATGTTACTTCATAAGCATGGAATTCATCGACCCGGTGAGCCGGACCATCACCAGCCTGGACGCATTTTACGTGCTCTTCGTCATTTCGCTCATACCGGCGGCGCTGGGCGTTCTCGTCCTGTTCCCGGTAAGGGAAAAGAGGGAGCCCCGGAAACCGGGGACCGTGGCGCGGCCCAGGCTCTCCTTCAAGGGGCTGGACCGTTCCCTGCTGATATTTTTCGCCGCGGTCTTTATTTTCACCCTGGGCAACTCGAGCAACCAGTTCCTGCTGCTGCGCAGCATGGACGCGGGTGTGAGCCTGCCGGGCGTGCTCGTCATGTACATGCTCTTCAACCTGGTCACCTCGGTGCTCTCCACCCCGCTGGGAAGCCTGTCCGACCGGGTCGGCCGTACCCGCATCATCCTCGCCGGCTATGCCCTGTACGCGTTCATCTACATCATGTTCGGTTTCGTGAGCGCCGACACCAGCGGTTACCTGTGGCTTTTCTGGGCGCTCTACGGCGTCTATTACGCCCTCACCGAGGGGATCGAGAAGGCGCTTGTCGCCGATCTCGCGCCCGCGGCGTCCAGGGGCACCGTCATGGGCCTGTTCGGCATGTTGACCGGTGTGGGCCTGCTCCCCGCGAGCCTGATCGCCGGATTTCTCTATGCGTGGTCCCCGGCCGCGCCCTTCATCTTTGGCGGGGCCGCCGCCGCGGCCTCGTTCGCGATCATTTTTATTTTTCTAAGGCGGAAATAAGGTATTTGTTGACTTCATGGTTTGACGATACTATATTCGGGCACGGACATCGGGAGCCGTTCCCGCAGTGGAGCACATCCTAAAGTTTTCCGCGGGCGGCGCCCAGGGGGGAGGTAGCACAGTGATCAACAGCAAGGGTCAGTTTGAGCAGAGCAATGTCCCGTCACCCGTCAAGGGAGGCAAGAAGGGCTCGCTGGGCCTGGTGATCAAGGTGGCGCTGGTGGCGCTCATCTTCATCGGGGTGTTCTATCTCATTTACTTCTCGGTCCAGTACGGCAAGGCCAATTTCGTGCTGTCCGACCGCGAAATCACCTCGGATTCCGACCCCGTGGTCGAGCGGTTCAAAACCGGCGGCAAAATATACTTTTTCATAAACAGGATAAGCAAGGACCTCGATTCCAGTCTCTTTACCATCGAGATCGAGAAGCAGGAAAACAACGAGTTTCGTCACCACAAACAGGTGAGCTACGAGATCGAAAAAAGTTTCCCTCAAATGGGGGCGTATCTGCCCCAGGAATACTTTCGCAAGGCGGGCAAGTACAGGATCAAGGCGTTGCTCGACGGTAAGGTGGTCGCGACGCACCCCGTCGAGGTGTCGGATTAGGACCGGGCGTTTCGTAAATTAAACTACGGGTTGAAACCAAATGCGCAATGCAGCACGGGCGTCCATTTTCCTGAAACTGGCGTTGATAATCGCACTGATCGCCGGGGGGGCGCAGACCGGCAATGCGTCCACCGACCAGACCACGACCGAGAGAATTCTGGGCGAGAACAAGTATTTCGTCTACTTCGCGGACGTTTGCATAACGAATTTCGGCGAGGCCCGGACGGAGCAGTTCAAGGACATATACCAGCTCCACTTCAACGCCGAGGTTTCCTTCCTTCAGTCCGATTACAAGGGGGCATACAAGCGCGTCTACCGCAGCCAGGAAAAAGAGGCCGAGCTTATGGCGGACGTTCTCAAGAATTCCTACCTGGAAAACTCCAAGGACATACTGGACCAGATCGCGCCGGATATCATCCGGTCCAAGCAGGCACGCGCGAAACTCTACCTTACCCTTGCGTATCGCGACCGCGCGGTCGCCGTGAATTATTTCACTATCGGCGAGGCGTCCAATCCCAAGCTTTACTCATACAAGCTCTACAAGTTCGTGGACGCGATCAACATGGCGCGCCGTGCCAAGCGCTACGGTTTCCTCGCCCTGTATGAGAGCCAGCCGAACGAGGTAAAGCAGAAGATATTCAACCATCTCTTCGAAATGGAGCGGGAGGGCGGGGGACAGTTCTACAGCCGGTTCCTGGTCAAGTCGGGGGATTCCTTCCTTGGGGAACTCAACAAGACCTACGAGGAGTACGAGAAGGAGGGCGACGCGGAGCCCGCGCGCAAAGAGGAATCGAAGGACGCCGCCGGGAAAAAAACCGAGCCCGCAAAGACGAAAGGAAAAGAGCTTACGAGTTTCGAGAAAAAAGTCGAGAAACGCGTGCGCTTCCGCAATGAGAAGACCGTCGCGTCCAACCTCCTGAACGCCGAGTTCGAAAAGGCCGAGGACGTAATCCGGGACTACGTGGAGGATTTCAATTTCAAGATAATACGCGCCACCTTCGAGGTGCTGGCCGCCAGGGGGAAGGAAACGAAGGAAACCGCGGTCGGTTACGATTCATTCCTCCCGCACCATACCGACAATTACGGGCGCCTCTCCAGGCATTCGGTACTCGAATCGTTCGCGGGGACGGTTAAGGTTGAGGACTTCGTGGAGAAGGAAGGGCAGAAGGGAGCCTTGCAGGATGGCGGGAAGGACAAGGAAGGCAAGGGCACCGATGTGATAAAAGATGCGAAAGCCGTGGAGAAGAAAGAAGACAAGAAAGAAGATAAAAAAGATGATAAGAAAGAAGAAAAGAAAGGAGACGGCGGGAAATAAATACCGCATAAATGGACAATACCGATCTGTTGAACAAGGTGCACAAGCGAATCCTCAACGAGCTGACGAGTCATGGGGAATCGCAATACCCTAAAGAGCTTCTTGAAAAGATATTCGAAAGCGATTCCCGGCTGCGTAAGGCGCTGGCTGACCTTTATCTCAATCTCGCCGAACTGGGTAATGCTTCAATTGCAGTGGACATGCTCGCCGAGCACACCGCCATGCTGGTCGACATGATCAACCAGTTTAAAAAGCGTCCCTGAGCCCGGGGGCGACTTTACAAAACCTAAATTATTGTTGCATTTAAATCGATGCTGATGAATAGTATTGGGGAAGGCGCGCCGCGTACATCGCGTGACGACCCCCGCGCGGCGCCACAACAATGAATTCGGGGTGTTTTTTAATGAAACTACGTGGAATATTACTGGCGCTCACGCTCGTTCTGTCCCTTGCCGGGTTGGCATGCAAGGAGGAGTTCGGGGGACTGGGCATAGAGGTGGATACCGGGGAAGGCAAGGTCACAAAGGAAAGGCCCTATGTGATCCGCGATGTTTTTAAAGGCGGGACAGGCGAGCTTGCAGGGTTGCAGGCGGGGGATAAGATTCTTTCGGTGGACGGCCAGGAGCTTACCGGCCTCCAGCATGAATATATTGTTATAAATCTGCTTCGCGGCAAACCCGGGACCATGGTGACCCTTCAGATCGACAGGGGCGGGCAGGTTATGATCATCCGGGCCCTGCGCGGCAGGGTCCTGCTGCAATGACGTCGCCGGCTTCCATAAAATCCGGGCCGGCCCCATCGTACCAGGGGAAACGGGAAAAAATAAAACGAATCGCCTGGAGCGCGGTGTATGGACTGACCGCGCTCCTGTGGCTCCTGTTCCTGCTTGACATCCTGTATTGGGCGACACATTGAGCTTTACCGTGTGCGGAAATGAAAGAAAGATATGAAAAGCGTAGTTGATAAGGTCAAAGATTCCATCGAGCGCATGCCCTCCCTTTCTCCCGTGATTCACAAGATCAACGAGGTTGCAAACAGCGTGAAGTCAAGCGCCCAGGACCTCACCGACGTAATTCAGCTCGATCCCGTACTTACCGCCAAAGTGATACGCATGGTGAATTCGGCATATTTCGGCCTCCAGCAGCAGGTTAAATCCCTGAAGCCCGCCGTGATCATGCTGGGGCTCAACACGATCAAGAACGTGGCGCTTTCCTCGGCGTTCCTGGGCAAGGTTTCGCTCAACAAGGATACGAAGCTCAACGGCGAGGAATTCTGGAAACACTCCCTGGGCGTAGCGGTCGCCTCGAAGCTCATCGCGCGAAAGATGGGTGTGGACTCCAAACTTCTGGAGGAGTATTTCATCGCGGGTCTCATCCACGATATCGGCAAGGTGCTCATCAACAATTTCTTTCCCGAGGAGATGAATATAATCCTCGATGAGGCTCTCAAAAAAGAAGAAGGCATCACCGAGATCGAGCGGAGGGTTCTGGGTCTCACGCATGAAGAGATAGGGATCGCGATCGGCAAGAAGTGGAAATTCGCGAACAACCTCCTCTACGCGATGGGAAGGCACCATCAGCCCGTAGTACAGGGCGAGTCGGCGGTTTTTTCGATGGTGGCCGCGGTGGCGGACAATTTCGTGAAAATCATGAAGGTCGGATTCAGCGGAAATTATAAAATCGAGCATATGCCGGATGAGCTCTGGAACCAGCTCGGCATCAAGGAAGAGATGGTATTCGAGGCGCTGTCCACGATCAACGACGAGATCGAAAAAGCGGTTCTCTTCCTGAAATAGCCATGGGTGAACTCCAGGTAAAATTCTGGGGCGTGAGAGGCTCCATCCCGGTTCCGGGACCGGCCACGGTCAAGTACGGCGGCAATACCTCCTGCCTGGAGTTGATTTCCGACGAGCCGGAACGAATTATTTTCGATGCGGGAACCGGCCTGCGCGTGTTGGGCGACTCGCTCGACCTTTCGAAGAAACACGACATCCACCTGCTCATTTCCCACCCGCACTGGGATCACATCAACGGGTTCCCTTTTTTTACGCCCATTTACATTCCGGGAAACCGTGTGACGGTATACGGTCCCTCCACCTTCGAGCTCACCATGGAGGAGGTCATAAACGGGCAGATGAAGTATTCTTATTTCCCGGTGCGCACCGCGGAGCTGTCGGCGGATTTATCGTTCAAAGAGATTAAGGCCGAGGAGTTCGATATAGGAAAATTCCATATCCGTACGCATATCCTCAATCACCCGGTCACGTGCCTGGGCTACAGGATTTCGTATAACGGAAAAGAATTCGCCTACCTGGGGGACAACGAGCCGTATT includes:
- a CDS encoding NUDIX hydrolase, with the translated sequence MILGKSKRPRIRVAGIVIESGRVLLIAHQKAGKVYWLLPGGGVEYTESLPDALAREFREELQLDVQPGDIAFVSDSINPASGRHVVNICFHCGKAGGRITLGKDRRLHSYGFFTAEQVSHLTIFPPVNDELVAALGRSSHGRVYLGARWMDL
- the murJ gene encoding murein biosynthesis integral membrane protein MurJ, translating into MAPSSLVRSTGIVAISTLASRILGFVRDMIVASYFGASGALDGFFVAFRIPNLLRRLVAEGALTVSFIPVYTDYLVNKGEREALELAQKTLSIMLIVLGGLVALGIVFSPEIVRAFAYGFEDEGVLALTVGLNRIMFPYLFLVGLVAFAMGVLNSHNYFFAPAFSPVLLNVGMIMGAVLFRGFFSEPLHGLAWGVILGGIFQAVTQVPDLVRSGFRMKFSLDLKHPGIRRIFRMIGAAVFGTAIYQVNIFMSTVIASLLPSGSISYLYYSDRLTEMVLGIFIVSIGNVILPEMSRITAKDDMVTLKKLYIRASNASLFLAVPAAAALMAVGTAVVSVLFMRGQFTAYHAEMTARALFCASFGIVPVALLRITTPTFYSLKDARTPVYAAAVSFVLNISAGYALMQTPLRHAGLSLANSISATVQVGILVYFLERKIGRIRFREMFVPAAKYLAASLGMVAVVFAVSWNTDWVRDSFLRRALMLGVVVAAGGATYFALCAAMGVEEIDFLVARVRALARRGKARGGME
- a CDS encoding STAS domain-containing protein codes for the protein MSALNFSIEDRENVKIVHLSGPISSLTRADFEILVEDLLLKANVILNLARVNLITVSGLTSMVDVSVSARKKGKRVLVLGMKPELMKTADTLDIYDHFIFIETIEEGQLKLKYYT
- a CDS encoding ABC transporter ATP-binding protein, coding for MRLRSRATLSLPVPFPAPPRNHIHGCGHERGSFPGSVLPDRGGNRGGDARGREPHSRLRRDAYRVIHRAGARPGGNPGRIHPHFRLPNRDRAFPARARLFRSDRFVVRKGSDRSPCGNRRSLGMHVLLRGLARGSRIRPVRPRIVPGRHGGGFGAVCGNRAYPASAFCIGPCRRLLHRPPGPVRSAGTYGGRPLSRRGFSGMMEVRDLTYARGGRMILDFLSARFETGAVTAIIGRSGSGKSTLLSILSGTRRTYDGEVLLHNRPMRALGPAERNRETVLHSGVLPANPDERVADFILLSRAPYRGRLRSFGALDREAAQECIESFDLAIHADSSLGELPGGAQRRALLAFAFARSADYLLLDNPTDGLDLHGAAILLRAIQRYTMRGDKSILFATGDISFASQVADRILVMEGGKFAEDLAPDELDADLIKKYFDVDVLISRNVYSGRPQVHFLS
- a CDS encoding GNAT family N-acetyltransferase, with amino-acid sequence MIRKFVETDLEQVYRVVNEAAIAYKGVIPADRWHEPYMPMDELKSEIASGVEFHLWDEGGEILAVMGIQDRGEVTLIRHAYTRTASQKRGLGTRLLARLVPLATGPILIGTWRDATWAVRFYQNNGFVLTPEAEKNALLARYWSIPERQVETSVVLADSRYRALHPLA
- a CDS encoding tetratricopeptide repeat protein, which codes for MSRTNPRIRLASVEIATMPVERTSEEGAMCAHYRAHGGKSTHFIGACPFPSRRTPVNYLDKSPPLRMYTSHMRAHTSNMKPLKILCISTIAAVSLSITGSAYAGYYDQGLYFYRVKNYEKAREMLIKAGETSNDGHCYFFLGDIEMQENNFDKALEYFKLSVNRVISPKYLRLSYANIMIILEQRGDYMGVVKMSKEMSLKMGDGDARVRVEALINKFLWTDNQDAKAEYEKGIRFRNLGKTDDAESSFKAALKTDSAFLAPKFELGLLYLKAGNTTDAVRCLNDVADKIPFYGDVQVVLGDIQFQKESYRQALAHFSKALDYGFFDAGTLYLIYIKRASSFYNIREYKKAGESVAEALKLNPKSMEAFFLLSAIDIKEENYAEALKTLERAEALEPDNTEILFQLGSVHYKTASKKYIQYFDRLFDLNAARQKETPQKYHKAFALLAKAYHESSQDARALAIADKLPEKYLDTEMKFMLARTHAQLGNTDKAIGYFEKLSLSSDDDRYLLCALYGRAGQKDKSKRILLGLPKSYLERARGDAALSGIARDIDEERRIKEEEKLKKEEEARARREEELRIKREAEARQKAETEARLKKEEENKLKLEPKKQP
- the aroB gene encoding 3-dehydroquinate synthase, translating into MDGPVRRVRVLGDSGYDVAVGSGALGELAAAMDRFAGARTALVISETVRRLHGERLLHLSGEWDRHVFIMPDGEEHKSLDFAKGAFEWMLREGLTRKSVVIGVGGGVVGDFSGFLAALFMRGLPVIHVPTTLLAMVDSSVGGKVAVNISAGKNIVGVFHQPAFVAADISLLATLPDLELKNGLTEAVKHALIGDEPLRALFDRTRAADMRVPEVLDEIVYHSVRFKGSIVERDEREEGIRAILNFGHTVGHALESLSGYRGITHGQAVALGMKAEILVSRRLGMLREDDCARALGLIDKFGLAETRVSFGADEIVRHMRYDKKNSGGSIRPVLLAGPGKPVFDIPVEEGILAHTLGALFG